The stretch of DNA GGATACGTCACCCGCTTGTTGGTGAATGATAACCAATACGTGCATGCCGGGCAGTTGCTGGTGAAGATCGACGATCGCGATTATATCGCATCCCTTCATCGCGCTCAGGCGCAGTTGGCCCAGGCGCAAGCCAATCTTGGCGCATCTAAGCTCTTGATGCAGGTTGCGCAGCAGAACTTCCCGGGCCGGTTGATCACCGCGCAGGGAAATCTGGCTTCGGCGCAGGCGCAACTCTTCAAGGCCGAGACGGATTATCGCCGTCAGCATGCGGTCTCGCGTGCGGCCACGACGCAGCAGGACATCGACTATTCCAAGGCGGCGCTCGAACAGGCGCGTGCTCAGGTGACGGCGGCGGAAGGCCAGTTGCAGCAAGCCAAGCCCGTCTTGCCGAACATCGAAAACACCAAATCCAGCGTTACGCAGCAGGAAGCATCGCTACAGGCGGCGGAAGCTGCCGTGGTGCAGGCGCAGCTTAACTACGATTGGACTGAAATTCGCGCACCGCACGATGGCTGGATTTCCCAGCGTAATGTGGAGCAGGGTAATTTCGTCCAGACCGGACAGCAGATTTTCTCCATCGTCGAGCCGGAAATCTGGGTGGTGGCGAACTATAAGGAAACGCAGATCACGCGCATGCGTGTCGGCCAGAAGGTCGATATCGATGTCGATGCCTATCCTTCGCTGAAAATCCACGGTCATGTCGATTCGATTCAACTCGGCGCGGGCGCGGCGTTCAGCACCTTCCCGCCGGAGAACGCGACCGGCAATTTCGTGAAGATCGTGCAGCGCGTTCCGGTGAAAATCGTGATCGATAACGGCCTGGATCCCAACCTGCCGCTGCCGATCGGCGTGTCTGTCGAACCGACGGTGTACGTGCAATGAGCGATGCGGCCAGCGCAAACCATGACCAAGACAACTGGAAGCCGAAGGCCAATCCGTGGCTGATCGCGGTGGTGGTGACGCTGGGCGCGTTCATGGAGGTGCTCGACACCACCATCATTAACGTGGCGTTGCCGCATATCTCCGGCGCGCTCGGCAGCAGCTATGACGACGCCACCTGGGCGTTGACGTCCTATCTCGTCGCAAACGGCATCGTCCTGACCATCTCAAGCTGGTTGGGCAAACTGTTCGGGCGCAAGCGCTACTTCCTGATCTGCATCGCGATGTTCACTGTCTCGTCGTTCCTTTGCGGACTTTCGACGAGCCTGCCGATGCTGATCGTCTTTCGTCTGATGCAGGGCTTTTTCGGCGGCGGGCTTCAGCCGAACCAGCAATCCATCATTCTCGATACCTTCCCGCCGGAAAAACGCGGCGCCGCGTTCGGCCTCACGGCCATCGCCACCATTGTCGCGCCGATTCTCGGGCCGCTGCTCGGCGGCTATCTGGTGGACAATTATTCCTGGCGTTGGATTTTCTACGTCAATGTTCCCTTTGGCCTGCTGACGCTATTCGGCGTGTCCGTCCTGGTGGAAGATCCGCCATGGGAGCGTCAGAAGCGCGAAAAGGTCGATGTGGTCGGTATCGCGCTGATTTCCCTCGGCCTCGGCTGCCTGGAAGTGATGTGCGATCGTGGCGAGGATGACGATTGGTTCGGTTCTCCGTTCATCGTGTGGATGGCGGTTCTGGGCGTCGCCGGTACGGTCGGCGCGGTGATCTGGCTGCTGAAAGCCAAGAACCCGCTGCTCAATCTCGCGATTTTCAAAGACCGTAATTTCGCCGTCGGGACGTTCCTGATGGCAATGGTTGGTGCGTTGCTCTACGCCTCGGCGATTATCGTGCCGCAATTCGCGCAGCAGGTTTTGGGTTACACCGCGACGGTTTCCGGGCGCGTGCTGGCGCCGGGCGGTGCCGTGATCATCTGCCTGATTCCGATCGTCGGGCGAATGATGGGCTTCATTCAGGTGCGCAATCTGATCGCCTTCGGTTTCTTCATCATGGGGTTTGCGATGTTCTTCTCGGCCCATCTGGTGCCGACGACGAATTACGGCCATCTGGTGGAATATCGTATCTTCCAGACGGCGGCTCTCGCGTTCCTGTTCGTGCCGATTTCGACCGTCGCTTATTCGACGCTTCCGCGCGAACTGAATTCCGATGCGTCATCCATGTTCAGTATGTCGCGCAACTATGTGGGATCGCTGGCGATCTCGCTGGCCACGTCCGCGATCACGGAGACGCAGCAGAAGCGCCAGAATTACATCGCGCATTGGATGTCGCCTTATCACGACAATTATCAGCAATATCTGAGCACCGTGAAGCAGACGGCCATGAATTACGGCATGACGTCTTCCGCCGCTCAGCAATATGCGACTTATAACCTGTATCAGACCTTCCGCCAGCAGATCGCCATGCTGGCCTATAACCAAACCTTCATGGAAATCGGTATCATTGCGTTCTGCACGGTGCCGTTCTGCTTCCTCCTTTCCCCGACCGCCAAAAAAGGCGGCAATGAAGGCGGGGCGCATTAATGAAATCACCTTTCAAGTCTCGGAGCCAAGCCTTGAGTGCAGGCAATTCCTTCCGCGCCCTGATGCTTGGCGGCGCGTCCCTCGTTCTCGCTTCCAGCCTGTCCGGTTGTGTCGGCCCCAACTACCGCAAGCCGGATTTGTGGACGCCGAAGCAATATGACATGCATGCCGATTTGAAGCGCGGCGGCAGCCAGACCACGCCGGATGCGCCGGACCCGTCATGGTGGAATGCTTTCCACGATCCGGAACTGACGTCTCTGGAAACGCGCCTAGCCAGCCAAAATCTCGACATCCGTCGTGCGACCGCGCAACTGGCGGAAAGCCGCGCGCAGTTGATGATGGCCGGAGCCGAGCGCTTTCCTGGGCTGAGCGCTTCGGGTTCCTATTCGCGTGCGCAGTATAGTTCGAAGGAACTGCAATATATCTTGCATCGTGTCGGGCGTGAGGTCGGCCAACGCGCCAACAATCCGCAACTCGGCGATATTCTGAGCACCGAGGGTGGCCGCCAGACCATTCCATTGTTCAACCAATGGAAATCCTCGATCGACGCGCAATATGAAGTCGATATCTGGGGCCGTGTGGCGCGCCAGTATGAAGCCGCCAAGGCCGACTTGCAGGCGACGGATGAAGAGCGCCGTGGTGTTCTGATCGGCCAGCAGGCCGAGATGGCGAACGATTATCTGACGTTGCGCGGTTTGCAGGAACAATTGCGCATCACCCAGGCCAACCGTCAGACGCAGGCCGATACGTTGGCGCTCGCACAGGAACGCCAGCGCAACGGTATGGTGACGGAACTGGATGTCACCAGCGCGCAGGGGCAACTCGATACGACGGTCGCGCAGATCGCGCAGTTGGAGCAGCGGGTCGCCCAGCAGATCAACGCCATCAATCTGTTGCTCGGTGCGCCGCCGGGCACGCTGAACGACGAATTGACGAAAACCGCGGCAATTCCCGTCGTGCCGCCAAGCATCCCGGTGGGTGTGCCCTCCGAACTGGCGCATCGCCGCCCCGATATTCGTCAGGCGGAGGCGGAACTGCATGCGGCGGTCGCCAATGTGGCCGAAGCGGAAGCGGAGTTTTATCCGAAGATCACCATCAATGCGGATTTCGGGTTCCAATCCCTCTCGATCCGCGATTTGGGCTTCTGGAACGCGCGCGCCTGGAATGTTGGGCCGTCGATTTCCTTGCCCATCTTCCAGGGTGGACGTT from Kozakia baliensis encodes:
- a CDS encoding HlyD family secretion protein; amino-acid sequence: MAQGEQDDHSSHDGGQADNGQQTNNKNKNGGKRRSPMVRIILIAVVVIVAVAWGVYWFLTRNQIDTDDAYTVGRKLAVAPHVNGYVTRLLVNDNQYVHAGQLLVKIDDRDYIASLHRAQAQLAQAQANLGASKLLMQVAQQNFPGRLITAQGNLASAQAQLFKAETDYRRQHAVSRAATTQQDIDYSKAALEQARAQVTAAEGQLQQAKPVLPNIENTKSSVTQQEASLQAAEAAVVQAQLNYDWTEIRAPHDGWISQRNVEQGNFVQTGQQIFSIVEPEIWVVANYKETQITRMRVGQKVDIDVDAYPSLKIHGHVDSIQLGAGAAFSTFPPENATGNFVKIVQRVPVKIVIDNGLDPNLPLPIGVSVEPTVYVQ
- a CDS encoding DHA2 family efflux MFS transporter permease subunit, which gives rise to MSDAASANHDQDNWKPKANPWLIAVVVTLGAFMEVLDTTIINVALPHISGALGSSYDDATWALTSYLVANGIVLTISSWLGKLFGRKRYFLICIAMFTVSSFLCGLSTSLPMLIVFRLMQGFFGGGLQPNQQSIILDTFPPEKRGAAFGLTAIATIVAPILGPLLGGYLVDNYSWRWIFYVNVPFGLLTLFGVSVLVEDPPWERQKREKVDVVGIALISLGLGCLEVMCDRGEDDDWFGSPFIVWMAVLGVAGTVGAVIWLLKAKNPLLNLAIFKDRNFAVGTFLMAMVGALLYASAIIVPQFAQQVLGYTATVSGRVLAPGGAVIICLIPIVGRMMGFIQVRNLIAFGFFIMGFAMFFSAHLVPTTNYGHLVEYRIFQTAALAFLFVPISTVAYSTLPRELNSDASSMFSMSRNYVGSLAISLATSAITETQQKRQNYIAHWMSPYHDNYQQYLSTVKQTAMNYGMTSSAAQQYATYNLYQTFRQQIAMLAYNQTFMEIGIIAFCTVPFCFLLSPTAKKGGNEGGAH
- a CDS encoding efflux transporter outer membrane subunit, with amino-acid sequence MLGGASLVLASSLSGCVGPNYRKPDLWTPKQYDMHADLKRGGSQTTPDAPDPSWWNAFHDPELTSLETRLASQNLDIRRATAQLAESRAQLMMAGAERFPGLSASGSYSRAQYSSKELQYILHRVGREVGQRANNPQLGDILSTEGGRQTIPLFNQWKSSIDAQYEVDIWGRVARQYEAAKADLQATDEERRGVLIGQQAEMANDYLTLRGLQEQLRITQANRQTQADTLALAQERQRNGMVTELDVTSAQGQLDTTVAQIAQLEQRVAQQINAINLLLGAPPGTLNDELTKTAAIPVVPPSIPVGVPSELAHRRPDIRQAEAELHAAVANVAEAEAEFYPKITINADFGFQSLSIRDLGFWNARAWNVGPSISLPIFQGGRLRGQLMLNRYAEKAAAVNYQKTVLSAWRDVDNALIAYRDEQNRRDGLSGAVAASQQALHLAQDQYRHGLTTYLNVLSAQGNLLSAQMQLADSTTTIADDLAKLYNALGGGWETLLPEDKPERATAQQLGGDAPRKT